In Streptomyces camelliae, the sequence CATGCCCAGCATGGGTGCGAAGTCGGCGACGGTCATGGCGTGTCCGAGCAGCCCGATGCCGGCGTACGCGGTGCCGACGCCGACCAGCGCGGTGGCGATCGGCAGCAGGGAGGCGGCGAGCGAGCCGAAGGCGAGGAACAGCACGACGGCCGCGACGAGCACGCCGACCAGCTCGGCGGTGTGTTCGCGTGGGGACGCGGTGAGCCCGATCGCGCTGCCGCCCAGCTCCACCTGGAGCCCGTCGCCCTGGGCGGCCTTGGCGGTGCGCACCACGGCCTGGGCCTCGGACTTTCCGATCGCGTCCGACTGCTGGGTGAAGGTGACGGTGGCGTACGCCGTACGGCCGTCGGCGCTGATCCGCTGCGCGCCCTGGGCGCCGTACGGGCCGGACACCGAGGCCACGCCGGGCAGTGAGGCGATCCGGTCCAGGGTGCGGGTCATGGTCTGCTCGACGGCGGCGGCCCGGACGCTGCCGCCGGTGGTGTGCCAGACGACGGTGTCACTGTCCCCGCCCTGACCGGGGAAGCCCTCCTGGAGCAGCTGGGCCGCCCGGCCGGACTCGGTGCCCGGGACCTCGTAGTCGTTCGAGTACGACGTACCGGCGACGGCGGCGGCCGCGCTCACCCCGCCGAAGGCGAGAAGCCACAGCAGCACGGTGATCAGCCGGTGCCGGACACACCAACGGGCGAGGTCTGCCACGGACGTGCTCCCAGGATGACGATTTTTGGATCTTTGGCCGGGAACAATCGTCCATAAACTGAACTGCCCGCAAAGAACGGATGAGCAATCGCAGGACACTCTTGCAGGCGAAAGTGATCGTTTGCCGTGTTCGTGGGCTTCTTCACACGAGTGGGAGGGACGTCACAGGACACTTCGGCGAACTCTGTCGTGCCTCCGGACGCTTCAGCCGGGCTGGTCCCCCAGCGCCATGATCATCGTCCCGGCGATCAGCAGCCACAGGGCCCTGCGGGTACGGCCCCGGCCGCCGAGCAGCGCGGCGAGGGCGCAGACGGCGGCACCGAGGGCATAGGCGGCGGGGACGCGGGCGGGGGCGGCGGCGGTGAGCTTGAGCAGGGCTGCGGCGAGACCGGCGAGGGTCAGCAGCACACCGGTGCCGGCGGCGAGCCAGCGGGCCCGGCGGGCACCCTCGACGTGGTCCGCCGCTTCTTCGTCGCTGTCTTCCGCGATGTCGCTGTCTTCCGCGATGTCCTCGACGTCGGCTATCGCGGGTCGGGGGTCGGAATCGGTGCGTGCCCTCATGGCGGGCGAGCGTAGTACCTCCGGCCCGGGAGCAGGAGAACGGCCCCGGAGGACGTGCCTCCGGGGCCGTGCCGAGTGTGGGCTCAGCCCTCGCTGACGCCCAGCTTCGCCAGGATCAGCTCCTTGACGCGGGCCGCGTCGGCCTGACCCCGGGTGGCCTTCATGACCGCGCCGACCAGGGCGCCGGCCGCGGCCACCTTGCCGCCGCGGATCTTGTCCGCGACGCCCGGGTTGCCGGCGATGGCCTCGTCGACGGCCGTGCCGAGGGCCGAGTCGTCGGACACGACCTTCAGGCCGCGCTTGTCGACGACCTCGTCCGGGGTGCCCTCGCCCGCGAGGACGCCCTCGATGACCTGCCGGGCCAGCTTGTCGTTCAGGTCGCCCTTCGCGACGAGCTCGGTGACCCGGGCGACCTGCTGCGGCGTGATGGCCAGCTCGTCCAGTGCCTTGCCGGACTCGTTCGCGCTGCGCGCCAGTTCGCCCATCCACCACTTGCGGGCGGAGGCCGCGTCGGCACCGGCGTCGATCGTGGCGACGATCGGGTCCAGCGCACCGGCGTTGAGGATCGCCTGCATGTCGGTGGCCGAGATGCCCCACTCGGCGAGCAGCCGGGTACGGCGGACCAGCGGCAGCTCCGGCAGGGCCGCGCGGATCTCCTCGACCCACTCCCGGGAGGGGGCCACCGGCACCAGGTCCGGCTCGGGGAAGTACCGGTAGTCCTCGGCCTCCTCCTTCACGCGGCCCGAGGTCGTGGACCCGGTGTCCTCGTGGAAGTGGCGGGTCTCCTGGACGACCGTGCCGCCGTCGTTCAGTACGGCGGCGTGCCGCATGATCTCGAAGCGAGCCGCGCGCTCCACGGAGCGCAGCGAGTTGACGTTCTTCGTCTCGGAGCGCGTGCCGAACGTCGAGCTGCCCTTCGGCATCAGCGACAGGTTCACGTCGCAGCGCATCTGGCCCATCTCCATGCGGGCCTCGGACACGCCGAGGGCACGGATGACCTCGCGCAGCTCACGGACGTACGCCTTGGCCACCTCGGGGGCGCGCTCGCCGGCGCCGACGATGGGCTTGGTGACGATCTCGATGAGCGGGATGCCCGCGCGGTTGTAGTCCAGGAGCGAGTGCTGCGCGCCGTGGATACGGCCGGTCGCGCCACCCACGTGGGTGGACTTGCCGGTGTCCTCCTCCATGTGGGCGCGCTCGATCTCCACGCGGAAGGTCTCGCCGTCCTCCAGCTGCACGTCGAGGTAGCCGTTGAAGGCGATCGGCTCGTCGTACTGGGAGGTCTGGAAGTTCTTCGGCATGTCCGGATAGAAGTAGTTCTTCCGGGCGAAGCGGCACCACTCGGCGATCTCGCAGTTCAGCGCGAGACCGATCTTGATCGCGGACTCGACGCCGGTCGCGTTGACGACCGGGAGCGCGCCCGGCAGGCCGAGGCAGGTCGGGCAGGTCTGCGAGTTGGGCTCGGCACCCAGCTCGGTCGAACAGCCGCAGAACATCTTGGTCTTGGTGCCGAGTTCGACATGGACCTCAAGGCCCATGACGGGGTCGTAGGACGCCAGCGCGTCCTCGTACGACACCAGGTCGGTCGTGGTGGTCACGGTGAAAACTTCCCTCTCAGCCCAGCAGGACGTCGTCGTCGCCCAGCCGCTTCAGCTCGCGGTAGAGGATGGCGAGGCCGGTGACGATCGCGACGGCGGACACGGTGGCGTCGATCAACCTCAGCGTGTCCTGCTCGGCGCGGGCCT encodes:
- the gatB gene encoding Asp-tRNA(Asn)/Glu-tRNA(Gln) amidotransferase subunit GatB, whose amino-acid sequence is MTTTTDLVSYEDALASYDPVMGLEVHVELGTKTKMFCGCSTELGAEPNSQTCPTCLGLPGALPVVNATGVESAIKIGLALNCEIAEWCRFARKNYFYPDMPKNFQTSQYDEPIAFNGYLDVQLEDGETFRVEIERAHMEEDTGKSTHVGGATGRIHGAQHSLLDYNRAGIPLIEIVTKPIVGAGERAPEVAKAYVRELREVIRALGVSEARMEMGQMRCDVNLSLMPKGSSTFGTRSETKNVNSLRSVERAARFEIMRHAAVLNDGGTVVQETRHFHEDTGSTTSGRVKEEAEDYRYFPEPDLVPVAPSREWVEEIRAALPELPLVRRTRLLAEWGISATDMQAILNAGALDPIVATIDAGADAASARKWWMGELARSANESGKALDELAITPQQVARVTELVAKGDLNDKLARQVIEGVLAGEGTPDEVVDKRGLKVVSDDSALGTAVDEAIAGNPGVADKIRGGKVAAAGALVGAVMKATRGQADAARVKELILAKLGVSEG